The window TTCCCTCACCGTCTTTTTTGCCAGCCCTAGATTATCGCCATCAGCTTTATGAACGACGACGCCATCTGCAAGCTCCATAATCCCTTTTTTCATACCTTGCAATTCATCTCCAGCACCCGTCAGAACGAGCAGCATAAAGTAATCGACCATACCACGCACGACCGTTTCACTTTGTCCCACACCGACTGTTTCAATTAAGATGACATCGTAGCCAGCAGCTTCGCAAAGCAACATCGTTTCACGCGACTTTTTATGTACTCCTCCGAGTGTGCCTGCTGATGGTGAAGGGCGAATGAACGCGTTTCGGTGTCTTGCAAGCTCTTCCATTCGTGTTTTATCACCCAAGATACTGCCACCCGTTACCGTTGAACTCGGGTCGATAGCAAGTACCGCAACTTTATAGCCCGCTTCGGTGAGCATCAGCCCAAATGCTTCGATAAAGGTGCTTTTCCCCGCACCCGGAACACCTGTTATTCCGATTCGAATGCTATTCCCTGTTAGTGGTAGCAGGTTGAGCAAAAGTTGCTGGCCTGCCACTTTGTCCGCTGGAATCATGCTTTCAAGAAGCGTGATTCCTTTAGCCAGATGAAGCCGTGAACCGGTTGTTATCTTCTCCGTCAGTTCTTCAATCGGGATTTTGCGTTCTTTTTTTTCAAATCGTTTCCGCGCTGTTGCTGCCATGCCATCATGCGAGGAATTGATACCGCCCATCACATTTAGCGCACTGTCATCAAGTGAACGGTTATTGTCTTTCAATCCGCCACTTCCTCATAGCCTAGCCTGCGGTAGATTTCTTCAATCACTTTTTGTGCGGCAACCGGAATGACAGTACCTGGTCCGAAAATCGCCGCAGCCCCATTTTCACGGAGAAATGCGTAGTCTTGTGCAGGTATAACGCCCCCGACGACAATAAGAATATCTTCCCTGCCAATTTTCGCGAGCTCTTCTCGCAGTGTTGGTACAAGTGTTTTATGCCCGGCGGCGAGTGAACTGACACCGATAACGTGAACGTCGTTTTCAGCAGCTTGCAATGCAGTTTCTTCCGGCGTTTGGAATAGTGGGCCAATGTCAACATCAAATCCAAGATCTGCAAATGATGAAGCGATTACTTTCGCTCCGCGATCATGTCCGTCCTGCCCCATTTTCGCAATAAGGATACGTGGACGGCGGCCTTCATTGCCCAAAAAATCTTCCGTCATCATTTTCACTTCTTCAATTTCCTCTGTGTTGGAGAAATTCGAACTGTATACACCACTCACTGAACGGATCACCGCCTTATGTCTGCCTGACACGCTTTCAATCGCATCCGAAATTTCTCCGATCGTTGCACGTGCACGTGCTGCATCGACGGCACTTGCAAGAAGATTACCATCGCCGCTGCGAGCGTTTTCTGTCAACTTAGTGAGGAATGTCGCTACTGCCGTTTCGTCACGGTCTACCTTCATCTTGTTAATGCGATCAATTTGTTTCTGGCGCACAAGTGTGTTGTCAATGTTCAAAATATCGATTGGGTCTTCGGTATCCAGGCGGTATTTATTCACCCCGATAATCGCTTCTGCGCGTGAATCAATTTGCGCCTGGCGTTTTGCAGCCGCTTCTTCAATTTTCATTTTCGGAAGGCCGGTTTCAATCGCTTTCGCCATGCCGCCGAGCTCTTCAATTTCTCCGATCAATTCCCAAGCCTTTTCCATCAGCTCGTCCGTCAGTTTTTCCACGTAGTAAGAGCCGCCCCATGGATCGATTACTTTTGTCATCATCGTCTCTTCCTGTAGGAACAATTGCGTATTTCGCGCAATACGTGCAGAGAAATCTGTCGGCAATGCAATTGCTTCATCAAGCGCATTCGTATGGAGCGATTGTGTATGTCCCATCGCCGCCGCATTTGCTTCAATTAACGTCCGTGTGATGTTATTGAACGGATCTTGTTCTGTTAGGCTCCAGCCTGATGTTTGCGAGTGAGTACGCAAAGCAAGTGATTTCGGATTTTTCGGTTCGAACGTTTGCATCATTTGTGCCCACATTTTACGTGCAGCTCGCATTTTGGCTATTTCCATGAAGTAATTCATGCCGATCGCCCAGAAAAACGACAGTCTTGGGGCGAATGAATCGATGTCAATGCCTGCTTTCAAGCCTGTACGGACATATTCAAGACCATCTGCAAGCGTGTATGCAAGCTCTATATCTGCCGTCGCCCCTGCTTCTTGCATATGATAGCCTGAAATGGAGATTGAGTTGAATTTCGGCATGTTAACGGATGTGTATTCAAAGATATCCGCAATAATTTTCATCGACATTTCAGGCGGGAAAATGTATGTATTCCGCACCATATATTCCTTTAAAATATCATTCTGGATAGTACCTGCAAGTTTTTCAGGCGACACACCCTGCTCCTCTGCCGCTACGATATAAAATGCCATGATCGGCAATACAGCTCCG of the Sporosarcina sp. FSL K6-1508 genome contains:
- the scpA gene encoding methylmalonyl-CoA mutase — protein: MNNPDFNKVDLQHIAESVKETANEAGKPFRTNEGIDVKMRYGAKDIENLEHLTDLPGIAPNTRGPYPTMFVSRPWTVRQYAGFSTAEESNAFYRRNLAMGQKGLSVAFDLATHRGYDSNHPRVTGDVGKAGVAIDSVEDMKILFDGIPLDQMSVSMTMNGAVLPIMAFYIVAAEEQGVSPEKLAGTIQNDILKEYMVRNTYIFPPEMSMKIIADIFEYTSVNMPKFNSISISGYHMQEAGATADIELAYTLADGLEYVRTGLKAGIDIDSFAPRLSFFWAIGMNYFMEIAKMRAARKMWAQMMQTFEPKNPKSLALRTHSQTSGWSLTEQDPFNNITRTLIEANAAAMGHTQSLHTNALDEAIALPTDFSARIARNTQLFLQEETMMTKVIDPWGGSYYVEKLTDELMEKAWELIGEIEELGGMAKAIETGLPKMKIEEAAAKRQAQIDSRAEAIIGVNKYRLDTEDPIDILNIDNTLVRQKQIDRINKMKVDRDETAVATFLTKLTENARSGDGNLLASAVDAARARATIGEISDAIESVSGRHKAVIRSVSGVYSSNFSNTEEIEEVKMMTEDFLGNEGRRPRILIAKMGQDGHDRGAKVIASSFADLGFDVDIGPLFQTPEETALQAAENDVHVIGVSSLAAGHKTLVPTLREELAKIGREDILIVVGGVIPAQDYAFLRENGAAAIFGPGTVIPVAAQKVIEEIYRRLGYEEVAD
- the meaB gene encoding methylmalonyl Co-A mutase-associated GTPase MeaB, with the protein product MGGINSSHDGMAATARKRFEKKERKIPIEELTEKITTGSRLHLAKGITLLESMIPADKVAGQQLLLNLLPLTGNSIRIGITGVPGAGKSTFIEAFGLMLTEAGYKVAVLAIDPSSTVTGGSILGDKTRMEELARHRNAFIRPSPSAGTLGGVHKKSRETMLLCEAAGYDVILIETVGVGQSETVVRGMVDYFMLLVLTGAGDELQGMKKGIMELADGVVVHKADGDNLGLAKKTVREYRQLLHFLQPASPGWTSTALPVSSIKNTGLEEVWGMIVSFKETMNISGFWDRRRQSQTKDWFHSMINDRLIDTFFAEPGRKEEVAELEKVLLEGRLTVTSAVDRLFK